One stretch of Streptomyces sp. A2-16 DNA includes these proteins:
- a CDS encoding polymorphic toxin-type HINT domain-containing protein, which yields MRTNARRRGLLPRSRFLPLTAMAVAGAIAVTGGQLPDLTGQSERTASTVDPVPTAFDAKAAERVRQEQCLLSGVLRKGGSAMKETARAGLVGTEDQLHTAADPSYWNDTALSKAYDRDKATADAKSEELSGRPKAWETSLAVQTPPPPYTYTGFQWVEAKDDPFDKIGLTSWVAAQFWKDEGDFYTNPHPLASKESVDAATAVYNSRYGNDPDADYKDEQAWESLQFMHGMYADDARLFLQYGGFPTTVPDPDSMEFRIDVENLKARFASCAYTDPEDPHEVLGAEIATAHTEWEAELDGQKTQRDAIIRAEKQANADLSTASQALGEALAQSLIANRLTDWQAYWTGQKEADHPNDYPTTAEFTKVKKWITDAQGRAGGRLYVASRAALSAKTQADAVTQAQTQAYGIADAAGLPRGRGLLYGQQAAQVAKASAAATQAAAKAVETAFNATRASAADSKTLDSLANTQAHAAKAEFRRIAAQEAEAQAKAAAEGAAAQAEEAAKHASEAKAAENKAKAAEQTAKNAAADAKAKRQKAEAERDYAKSQADLAAAERNKAHEAEGRAQSQRQVAADRLSDAQAAGATASGKRDAAVAAESRARNARNGALAAEDRRDTLVAKAEAAEALLAAVDGTADAIEARQAATKARSAADDATAAATEARQAANEATAAATNAREAATRAQGAAKRAQAAADGAQRDVAITGAAVKKAHAAAADAIAASQAAKWNAIAAKAEAETAQKAAAKARGDAVVARSEAVLANADAVRTAGYAYATGQAAAAARDSAAQVVKPANDAIELGSPYAETDSSAGLAVLTGQAAKTAAQQQVAVANAKAAQAKKAAAEAKALAARANADAKAAAEAAANAAEWAAQASTSAAAAQASSDAAAASAKAAQRSEANTVAYDKQAVADAAAAQTAATAADGYATDADASADAAERDAASARSAADAAESDASTARSVADKAERDATEAEAAAANARNLAVEAAEAAIRTQQVDFEDRKEQERTADGGGTGVEGVVMKPSGDSKVDINPLSDCVGSHSGSDIGCEIDLEFHIYGEMDFYIESCPLPGVDRAHCGSSIQRDYLTSSPLDVTFKEEDVHVDGLKLTASVLKAIATGAVADIVGCYKRKISSCAWLFGSIIIPGLLVKAAEAAFAVRTAMRGGAGLGRAIWGLRGSGLSASAAARLESLGRQALNSMCFPAGTRIATDHGTRPIEEIRAGDRVWAQDPETGERRLRTVAGVMQRTADALVSVDIGSETLRATTEHPFWVTGKGWTGAQALRPGDRLTTLDGKGARVESVSTKRAPVQVFNFEVEGDHTYFVGASRVLVHNACRIWPNNMAITLEQELAAAERLGIRPAKPGSANWDKYIDMDGEKIKWAVLQDGQLVIMPKMVGREELSHPVLSGGAPVQAAGEAQLAGGGGQYFGLEINAHSGHFFKSGDPFWAAGGGAEQLGREMFEAAGVMFG from the coding sequence ATGCGTACGAACGCACGCAGACGGGGGCTCCTCCCGAGATCCCGTTTCCTGCCCCTGACCGCGATGGCCGTCGCCGGCGCGATCGCGGTGACGGGCGGTCAACTTCCCGACCTCACCGGGCAGTCCGAGCGGACGGCGAGCACCGTCGACCCCGTGCCCACCGCCTTCGACGCGAAGGCCGCCGAACGCGTCCGCCAGGAGCAGTGCCTCCTCAGCGGGGTCCTGCGCAAGGGCGGCTCCGCGATGAAGGAGACCGCACGCGCCGGCCTCGTCGGCACCGAGGACCAACTGCACACGGCCGCCGACCCGTCGTACTGGAACGACACCGCGCTCAGCAAGGCGTACGACAGGGACAAGGCCACCGCCGACGCCAAGAGCGAGGAACTGTCCGGCCGTCCCAAGGCGTGGGAGACCTCCCTCGCCGTCCAGACCCCGCCGCCGCCCTACACCTACACCGGGTTCCAGTGGGTGGAGGCCAAGGACGACCCCTTCGACAAGATCGGTCTGACGTCCTGGGTCGCCGCCCAGTTCTGGAAGGACGAGGGCGACTTCTACACCAATCCGCACCCCCTGGCCAGCAAGGAGTCGGTCGACGCGGCCACGGCCGTCTACAACTCCCGCTACGGCAACGACCCCGACGCGGACTACAAGGACGAACAGGCGTGGGAGTCGCTGCAGTTCATGCACGGCATGTACGCCGACGACGCCCGGCTCTTCCTCCAGTACGGCGGTTTCCCGACCACCGTTCCCGACCCGGACTCGATGGAGTTCCGGATCGACGTGGAGAACCTCAAGGCCCGCTTCGCGTCCTGCGCGTACACCGACCCCGAGGACCCGCACGAGGTGCTCGGCGCCGAGATCGCCACGGCCCACACCGAGTGGGAGGCGGAACTCGACGGGCAGAAGACCCAGCGGGATGCCATCATCCGGGCCGAGAAGCAGGCCAACGCCGACCTGTCGACGGCCTCGCAGGCACTCGGCGAGGCGCTCGCCCAGTCGCTGATCGCGAACCGGCTCACGGACTGGCAGGCCTACTGGACCGGCCAGAAGGAGGCCGACCACCCGAACGACTACCCGACCACGGCCGAGTTCACCAAGGTCAAGAAGTGGATCACGGACGCCCAGGGCCGGGCCGGCGGACGCCTCTACGTCGCCTCCCGCGCCGCGCTGTCCGCGAAGACCCAGGCCGACGCGGTGACCCAGGCGCAGACGCAGGCGTACGGCATCGCCGACGCGGCCGGTCTGCCGCGCGGCCGGGGCCTGCTGTACGGCCAGCAGGCCGCGCAGGTCGCCAAGGCGTCCGCGGCGGCGACCCAGGCCGCGGCGAAGGCCGTGGAGACCGCGTTCAACGCGACCCGCGCCTCCGCCGCCGACAGCAAGACGCTCGACTCGCTCGCCAACACCCAGGCGCACGCCGCCAAGGCGGAGTTCCGGCGCATCGCCGCCCAGGAGGCCGAGGCGCAGGCCAAGGCCGCCGCCGAGGGCGCCGCCGCCCAGGCCGAGGAGGCCGCCAAGCACGCCTCCGAGGCCAAGGCGGCCGAGAACAAGGCGAAGGCAGCCGAGCAGACCGCGAAGAACGCAGCCGCCGACGCCAAGGCCAAGCGGCAGAAGGCCGAGGCCGAGCGGGACTACGCCAAGTCGCAGGCGGACCTCGCCGCGGCCGAGCGGAACAAGGCGCACGAGGCCGAGGGCCGCGCCCAGTCCCAGCGGCAGGTCGCCGCCGACAGGCTGTCCGACGCGCAGGCAGCGGGTGCCACGGCGTCCGGCAAGAGGGACGCCGCGGTCGCCGCCGAGAGCCGGGCGCGCAACGCCCGCAACGGCGCGCTCGCCGCCGAGGACCGCCGCGACACCCTGGTCGCCAAGGCCGAGGCCGCGGAGGCGCTGCTGGCCGCCGTGGACGGCACCGCCGACGCCATCGAGGCACGGCAGGCCGCCACCAAGGCCCGCTCGGCCGCCGACGACGCCACTGCGGCGGCCACCGAGGCCCGCCAGGCGGCGAACGAGGCCACCGCGGCGGCCACCAACGCCCGTGAGGCCGCCACCAGGGCCCAGGGGGCGGCCAAGCGCGCCCAGGCCGCCGCGGACGGCGCCCAGCGCGATGTCGCCATCACCGGGGCCGCGGTGAAGAAGGCCCACGCGGCCGCCGCGGACGCGATCGCCGCGTCCCAGGCCGCCAAGTGGAACGCGATCGCCGCCAAGGCCGAGGCCGAGACCGCGCAGAAGGCCGCGGCCAAGGCACGCGGTGACGCCGTGGTGGCCCGCTCCGAGGCCGTCCTCGCCAACGCGGACGCCGTGCGCACCGCCGGGTACGCCTACGCCACCGGACAGGCCGCGGCAGCGGCCCGGGACTCGGCGGCGCAGGTCGTCAAACCGGCCAACGACGCCATCGAGCTGGGCTCCCCCTACGCGGAGACCGACTCCTCGGCGGGCCTCGCGGTGCTGACCGGACAGGCCGCGAAGACCGCCGCACAGCAGCAGGTCGCCGTCGCCAACGCCAAGGCGGCGCAGGCCAAGAAGGCGGCCGCCGAGGCCAAGGCGCTCGCGGCCCGGGCGAACGCCGACGCGAAGGCCGCGGCCGAGGCGGCGGCGAACGCGGCGGAGTGGGCCGCACAGGCGAGCACCTCGGCCGCGGCGGCGCAGGCATCCTCGGATGCGGCGGCAGCCTCCGCGAAGGCGGCTCAGCGGTCCGAGGCCAACACCGTCGCGTACGACAAGCAGGCGGTGGCCGATGCCGCCGCCGCACAGACCGCGGCCACCGCGGCCGACGGCTACGCCACCGACGCGGACGCCTCCGCCGACGCGGCCGAGCGGGACGCGGCCAGCGCCCGCAGCGCGGCCGACGCGGCCGAGTCCGACGCCTCCACCGCGCGGTCCGTCGCCGACAAGGCGGAACGGGACGCGACCGAGGCCGAGGCCGCCGCGGCCAACGCCCGCAACCTCGCCGTGGAGGCCGCCGAGGCCGCCATCCGCACCCAGCAGGTCGACTTCGAGGACCGCAAGGAGCAGGAGCGCACCGCCGACGGCGGCGGCACCGGCGTCGAGGGCGTCGTGATGAAGCCCAGCGGCGACTCCAAGGTCGACATCAACCCGCTGAGCGACTGCGTCGGCAGCCACTCCGGTAGCGACATCGGCTGCGAGATCGACCTGGAATTCCACATCTACGGCGAGATGGACTTCTACATCGAGTCCTGCCCGCTGCCCGGCGTGGACCGCGCCCACTGCGGCTCGTCGATCCAGCGCGACTACCTCACGAGCTCTCCTCTGGACGTCACGTTCAAGGAGGAGGACGTCCACGTCGACGGGCTCAAGCTGACCGCGTCCGTCCTCAAGGCGATCGCCACCGGCGCCGTCGCGGACATCGTCGGCTGCTACAAGCGCAAGATCAGCAGCTGCGCCTGGCTGTTCGGCAGCATCATCATCCCGGGCCTGCTGGTGAAGGCGGCCGAGGCGGCGTTCGCGGTCCGTACCGCGATGCGCGGCGGAGCCGGACTCGGGCGGGCCATCTGGGGCCTGCGCGGCTCGGGGCTCTCCGCGTCCGCGGCGGCCCGGCTGGAGAGCCTCGGCCGGCAGGCACTGAACTCCATGTGCTTCCCGGCGGGGACCAGGATCGCCACCGACCACGGGACCAGGCCGATCGAGGAGATCCGGGCCGGTGACCGGGTCTGGGCACAGGACCCGGAGACGGGCGAGCGCCGGCTGCGCACGGTCGCCGGGGTCATGCAGCGTACGGCCGACGCGCTGGTCTCCGTCGACATCGGCTCGGAGACCCTGCGAGCCACGACCGAGCACCCGTTCTGGGTGACGGGCAAGGGCTGGACGGGCGCCCAGGCGCTGCGTCCCGGTGACCGGCTGACCACCCTGGACGGCAAGGGAGCGCGGGTCGAGTCGGTCTCGACGAAGCGCGCACCGGTGCAGGTGTTCAACTTCGAGGTCGAGGGCGACCACACGTACTTCGTGGGCGCCTCCCGGGTACTGGTGCACAATGCCTGTCGGATCTGGCCCAACAACATGGCGATCACCCTCGAACAGGAACTCGCCGCCGCCGAGCGGCTGGGCATCCGGCCGGCCAAGCCGGGCTCCGCGAACTGGGACAAGTACATCGACATGGACGGCGAAAAGATCAAGTGGGCCGTGCTCCAGGACGGGCAGCTCGTCATCATGCCCAAGATGGTGGGCAGGGAGGAGCTCTCCCATCCCGTGCTGAGCGGCGGCGCCCCGGTGCAGGCCGCCGGTGAGGCCCAGCTCGCGGGCGGCGGCGGCCAGTACTTCGGGCTGGAGATCAACGCCCACAGCGGGCACTTCTTCAAGTCGGGCGATCCGTTCTGGGCCGCGGGCGGCGGGGCGGAGCAGCTCGGCAGGGAGATGTTCGAGGCGGCGGGGGTGATGTTCGGGTGA
- the pyk gene encoding pyruvate kinase, translating into MRRSKIVCTLGPAVDSHEQLVSLIEAGMNVARFNFSHGTHAEHQGRYDRVRAAAKETGRAIGVLADLQGPKIRLETFAEGPVELERGDEFVITVDDVPGDKTICGTTYKGLPGDVSRGDQILINDGNVELKVLDVEGPRVKTIVIEGGVVSDHKGINLPGAAVNVPALSEKDVEDLRFALRMGCDMVALSFVRDAKDVDDVHRVMDEEGRRVPVIAKVEKPQAVDNMEDVVMAFDAVMVARGDLAVEYPLEKVPMVQKRLIELCRRNAKPVIVATQMMESMITNSRPTRAEASDVANAILDGADAVMLSAESSVGAYPIETVKTMSKIVSAAEEELLSKGLQPLVPGKKPRTQGGSVARAACEIADFLGGRGLVAFTQSGDTARRLSRYRAQQPIIAFTTDENTRNQLALSWGVESHVVPFVNTTDEMVDMVDQEIAKINRFNPGEIVIITAGSPPGVPGTTNMLRVHHIGGAQQ; encoded by the coding sequence ATGCGCCGTTCGAAAATCGTCTGTACTCTCGGCCCCGCGGTCGACTCCCACGAGCAACTGGTCTCGCTGATCGAAGCCGGCATGAACGTGGCCCGTTTCAACTTCAGCCACGGCACCCACGCCGAGCACCAGGGGCGGTACGACCGCGTCCGTGCCGCCGCCAAGGAGACCGGCCGGGCCATCGGTGTCCTCGCCGACCTCCAGGGCCCGAAGATCCGTCTGGAGACCTTCGCCGAGGGCCCGGTGGAGCTGGAGCGCGGTGACGAGTTCGTCATCACCGTCGACGACGTCCCCGGTGACAAGACCATCTGCGGAACGACCTACAAGGGCCTGCCCGGTGACGTCTCCCGCGGCGACCAGATCCTCATCAACGACGGCAACGTCGAGCTGAAGGTCCTGGACGTCGAGGGCCCGCGGGTCAAGACGATCGTCATCGAGGGCGGTGTCGTCTCCGACCACAAGGGCATCAACCTGCCCGGCGCGGCCGTGAACGTCCCGGCGCTGAGCGAGAAGGACGTCGAGGACCTCCGCTTCGCGCTGCGCATGGGCTGCGACATGGTCGCGCTGTCCTTCGTCCGGGACGCCAAGGACGTCGACGACGTCCACCGCGTGATGGACGAGGAGGGCCGCCGGGTCCCCGTCATCGCCAAGGTGGAGAAGCCGCAGGCGGTGGACAACATGGAGGACGTCGTGATGGCGTTCGACGCCGTCATGGTGGCCCGCGGCGACCTGGCCGTCGAGTACCCGCTCGAGAAGGTCCCGATGGTGCAGAAGCGCCTCATCGAGCTGTGCCGCCGCAACGCCAAGCCGGTGATCGTGGCGACCCAGATGATGGAGTCGATGATCACCAACTCCCGCCCGACCCGCGCCGAGGCCTCCGACGTGGCCAACGCGATCCTGGACGGCGCGGACGCGGTCATGCTGTCGGCCGAGTCGAGCGTGGGCGCGTACCCGATCGAGACCGTGAAGACGATGTCGAAGATCGTCAGCGCGGCCGAGGAGGAGCTGCTCTCCAAGGGCCTGCAGCCGCTCGTCCCCGGCAAGAAGCCCCGCACGCAGGGTGGTTCGGTGGCCCGTGCGGCCTGCGAGATCGCCGACTTCCTCGGCGGCCGCGGCCTGGTGGCCTTCACCCAGTCCGGCGACACTGCCCGCCGCCTGTCGCGCTACCGCGCGCAGCAGCCGATCATCGCCTTCACCACGGACGAGAACACCCGCAACCAGCTCGCGCTCAGCTGGGGCGTGGAGTCCCACGTGGTGCCGTTCGTGAACACCACGGACGAGATGGTCGACATGGTCGACCAGGAGATCGCCAAGATCAACCGCTTCAACCCGGGCGAGATCGTCATCATCACCGCCGGCTCGCCCCCCGGCGTCCCGGGCACGACGAACATGCTCCGGGTGCACCACATCGGCGGCGCTCAGCAGTAG
- a CDS encoding acetate kinase encodes MSATRVLVLNSGSSSLKYQLLDMRDSGRLATGLVERIGERSSRLKHTPGGGASREWTGPIVDHDAALKAVAEELAKDGLGLDSPELAAIGHRVVHGGKTFTEPTVIDEAVLAEIERLIPVAPLHNPANLTGIRTARALRPDLPQVAVFDTAFHTTMPESAARYAIDVETADAHRIRRYGFHGTSHAYVSRATAELLGRSPDEVNVIVLHLGNGASASAVRGGRCVDTSMGLTPLEGLVMGTRSGDMDPAVIFHLMRVGGMSTDEIDTLLNKKSGLIGLCGDNDMREIRRRIDEGDEQAKLAFDIYIHRLKKYIGAYYAVLGRVDAIAFTAGVGENAAPVREAAVAGLEELGLLLDPELNAVRADEPRLISRANSRVTIAVVPTDEELEIATQTYALVGDN; translated from the coding sequence GTGAGCGCCACCCGCGTCCTCGTCCTCAACTCCGGCTCCTCGTCGTTGAAGTACCAGCTGCTCGACATGCGGGACAGCGGCCGGCTGGCGACGGGACTCGTCGAACGCATCGGTGAGCGGTCCTCGCGGCTGAAGCACACGCCCGGGGGCGGCGCCTCCCGTGAGTGGACCGGCCCGATCGTCGACCACGACGCCGCGCTGAAGGCCGTCGCGGAGGAACTGGCGAAGGACGGGCTCGGTCTCGACTCCCCCGAGCTGGCCGCGATCGGCCACCGCGTGGTGCACGGCGGCAAGACCTTCACCGAGCCGACGGTGATCGACGAGGCCGTGCTCGCCGAGATCGAGCGGCTGATCCCGGTCGCCCCGCTGCACAACCCGGCCAACCTCACCGGTATCCGCACCGCGCGGGCGCTGCGCCCGGACCTGCCCCAGGTGGCCGTCTTCGACACCGCCTTCCACACCACGATGCCGGAGTCGGCAGCGCGCTACGCGATCGACGTGGAGACCGCCGACGCGCACCGCATCCGGCGCTACGGCTTCCACGGCACCTCGCACGCGTACGTGTCCCGGGCGACGGCGGAGCTGCTGGGCCGGTCGCCGGACGAGGTGAACGTGATCGTGCTGCACCTCGGCAACGGCGCGTCCGCGTCCGCCGTGCGGGGCGGGCGGTGCGTCGACACCTCCATGGGGCTGACGCCTTTGGAAGGGCTCGTGATGGGTACGCGCTCCGGTGACATGGACCCGGCCGTCATCTTCCATTTGATGCGTGTTGGTGGAATGTCCACGGACGAGATCGACACTCTTCTCAACAAGAAGAGCGGGTTGATCGGCTTGTGCGGGGACAACGACATGCGGGAGATCCGCCGCCGGATCGATGAGGGTGACGAACAGGCGAAGCTCGCTTTCGACATCTACATTCACCGGTTGAAGAAGTACATCGGGGCCTATTACGCGGTGCTCGGCCGGGTGGACGCGATCGCGTTCACGGCCGGGGTCGGTGAGAACGCGGCACCGGTGCGGGAGGCCGCCGTGGCGGGCCTGGAGGAGCTGGGACTGCTCCTCGACCCGGAGCTGAACGCCGTACGCGCGGACGAGCCGCGACTGATCTCGCGGGCGAACTCGCGAGTAACAATCGCGGTGGTCCCGACGGACGAGGAATTGGAAATCGCAACCCAGACTTACGCACTGGTCGGAGACAACTGA
- the pta gene encoding phosphate acetyltransferase yields MTRSVYVTGIDRGDGRQVVELGVMELLTRQVDRVGVFRPLVHHSPDRLFELLRARYRLSQDPNTVYGLDYHEASALQAEQGTDELVSTLVDRFHLVARDFDVVLVLGTDFADTQLPDELSLNARLANEFGASVIPVVGGRKQPTESVLAETRNAYRAYDGLGCDVLAMVTNRVAREDRDEIAERLQGRLPVPCYVVPDEPALAAPTVAQIGQALGARVILGDDSGLARDALDFVFGGAMLPNLLKALTPGCLVVTPGDRADLVVGSLAAHSAGTPPIAGVLLTLNEVPGDDVLTLAARLAPGTPVLSVPGNSFPTAAELFALEGKLNAATPRKAETALGLFERYADTAELAHRVSAPSNDRLTPMMFEHKLLETARSDKRRVVLPEGTEPRVLHAAEVLLRRGVCDLTLLGPVDQIRKKAADLGIDLGDCQLIDPATSALRDTFAEKYAALRAHKGVTVELAYDVVSDVNYFGTLMVQEGLADGMVSGSVHSTAATIRPAFEIIKTRPDASIVSSVFFMCLTDKVLVYGDCAVNPDPNAVQLADIAIQSAATAEQFGVEPRIAMLSYSTGTSGSGADVDKVREATELVRQRRPDLKIEGPIQYDAAVEPTVAETKLPESDVAGQATVLIFPDLNTGNNTYKAVQRSAGAIAVGPVLQGLRKPVNDLSRGALVSDIVNTVAITAIQAQLPTPAAEKATAQ; encoded by the coding sequence GTGACCCGCAGCGTGTACGTGACCGGGATCGACCGCGGCGACGGCCGCCAGGTCGTCGAGCTGGGGGTCATGGAGCTGCTGACCCGCCAGGTCGACCGGGTCGGGGTGTTCCGGCCGCTGGTGCACCACAGCCCCGACCGGCTCTTCGAGCTGCTGCGCGCCCGCTACCGGCTCTCCCAGGACCCGAACACCGTCTACGGCCTCGACTACCACGAGGCCTCCGCGCTCCAGGCCGAGCAGGGCACCGACGAGCTGGTCTCCACCTTGGTCGACCGCTTCCACCTGGTGGCCCGCGACTTCGACGTCGTCCTGGTCCTCGGCACCGACTTCGCCGACACCCAGCTCCCGGACGAGCTCTCCCTCAACGCCCGCCTCGCCAACGAGTTCGGCGCCTCCGTGATCCCGGTCGTGGGCGGCCGGAAGCAGCCCACGGAGTCGGTGCTCGCCGAGACCCGCAACGCCTACCGGGCCTACGACGGCCTGGGCTGCGACGTCCTGGCCATGGTCACCAACCGGGTGGCCCGGGAGGACCGCGACGAGATCGCCGAGCGGCTCCAGGGCCGGCTGCCCGTGCCCTGCTACGTCGTCCCGGACGAGCCCGCTCTCGCCGCGCCCACCGTCGCCCAGATCGGGCAGGCTCTCGGTGCACGGGTGATCCTCGGCGACGACTCGGGGCTCGCCCGGGACGCGCTGGACTTCGTGTTCGGCGGCGCGATGCTGCCGAACCTCCTGAAGGCCCTGACCCCTGGCTGCCTGGTGGTCACCCCGGGCGACCGCGCGGACCTGGTGGTCGGCTCGCTCGCCGCGCACAGTGCCGGGACCCCGCCGATAGCCGGGGTGCTGCTCACGCTCAACGAGGTGCCGGGCGACGACGTCCTCACTCTCGCCGCGCGCCTGGCCCCCGGCACCCCGGTCCTCTCGGTGCCCGGCAACAGCTTCCCCACCGCCGCCGAACTCTTCGCTCTGGAAGGCAAGTTGAACGCGGCCACCCCGCGCAAGGCGGAGACCGCGCTCGGTCTCTTCGAGCGGTACGCCGACACCGCCGAACTCGCCCACCGGGTCTCCGCGCCGAGCAACGACCGCCTCACCCCGATGATGTTCGAGCACAAGCTCCTGGAGACGGCCCGCTCCGACAAGCGCCGTGTCGTCCTGCCCGAGGGCACCGAGCCGCGCGTCCTGCACGCCGCCGAGGTGCTCCTGCGCCGCGGGGTCTGCGACCTCACCCTGCTCGGCCCGGTCGACCAGATCCGCAAGAAGGCCGCCGACCTCGGCATCGACCTCGGCGACTGCCAGTTGATCGACCCGGCGACCAGCGCACTGCGCGACACCTTCGCCGAGAAGTACGCGGCCCTCAGGGCCCACAAGGGCGTCACGGTCGAGCTCGCCTACGACGTCGTCTCCGACGTGAACTACTTCGGCACCCTGATGGTCCAGGAGGGTCTCGCCGACGGCATGGTGTCCGGCTCGGTCCACTCCACGGCGGCGACCATCCGGCCGGCCTTCGAGATCATCAAGACCAGGCCGGACGCCTCGATCGTGAGCAGCGTCTTCTTCATGTGCCTCACCGACAAGGTGCTGGTGTACGGCGACTGCGCGGTCAACCCGGACCCGAACGCCGTGCAGCTCGCCGACATCGCCATCCAGTCGGCCGCGACCGCCGAGCAGTTCGGGGTGGAGCCGCGGATCGCGATGCTGTCGTACTCCACCGGTACGTCGGGCTCGGGCGCCGACGTCGACAAGGTGCGCGAGGCCACCGAGCTGGTGCGGCAGCGGCGGCCCGACCTCAAGATCGAGGGGCCGATCCAGTACGACGCGGCCGTCGAGCCGACCGTCGCGGAGACCAAGCTGCCGGAGTCCGACGTGGCCGGGCAGGCCACGGTGCTGATCTTCCCCGACCTCAACACGGGCAACAACACCTACAAGGCCGTGCAGCGGTCGGCCGGCGCGATCGCCGTCGGCCCGGTGCTGCAGGGCCTGCGCAAGCCCGTCAACGACCTGTCCCGGGGCGCACTCGTCTCCGACATCGTCAACACCGTCGCCATCACGGCGATCCAGGCCCAGCTCCCGACCCCCGCTGCAGAGAAGGCAACCGCCCAGTGA
- a CDS encoding ATP-dependent 6-phosphofructokinase has translation MRIGVLTAGGDCPGLNAVIRSVVHRAVDHYGDEVIGFEDGYSGLLDGRYRALDLDSVSGILARGGTILGSSRLERDRLREACESASDMIHQFGIDALIPIGGEGTLTAARMLFDAGLPVVGVPKTIDNDISSTDRTFGFDTAVGVATEAMDRLKTTAESHQRVMVVEVMGRHAGWIALESGMAAGAHGICLPERPFDPADLVKMVEERFARGKKFAVVCVAEGAHPAEGTMDYGTGEIDKFGHERFQGIGTALAYELERRLGKEAKPVILGHVQRGGVPTAYDRVLATRFGWYAVEAAHRGEFGRMTALKGTDIVMVPLAEAVTELKTVPKDRMDEAESVF, from the coding sequence ATGCGCATCGGAGTTCTCACCGCAGGCGGCGACTGCCCGGGTCTGAACGCAGTGATCCGGTCGGTCGTGCACCGAGCGGTCGACCACTACGGCGACGAGGTCATCGGTTTCGAGGACGGCTACTCCGGCCTCCTGGACGGCCGCTACCGCGCCCTCGACCTGGACAGCGTCAGCGGCATCCTGGCCCGCGGCGGCACCATCCTCGGCTCCTCCCGCCTCGAGCGCGACCGGCTGCGCGAGGCGTGCGAGAGCGCCTCCGACATGATCCACCAGTTCGGCATCGACGCGCTGATCCCCATCGGCGGCGAGGGCACCCTCACGGCCGCCCGCATGCTGTTTGACGCCGGTCTCCCGGTCGTCGGCGTCCCCAAGACGATCGACAACGACATCTCCTCCACCGACCGCACCTTCGGCTTCGACACCGCGGTCGGCGTCGCCACCGAGGCCATGGACCGCCTCAAGACCACCGCCGAGTCCCACCAGCGGGTGATGGTCGTCGAGGTCATGGGCCGGCACGCGGGCTGGATCGCCCTGGAGTCCGGCATGGCCGCCGGCGCCCACGGCATCTGCCTGCCCGAGCGCCCCTTCGACCCGGCCGACCTGGTCAAGATGGTCGAGGAGCGCTTCGCCCGCGGCAAGAAGTTCGCGGTCGTCTGCGTCGCCGAGGGCGCCCACCCCGCCGAGGGCACCATGGACTACGGCACGGGTGAGATCGACAAGTTCGGCCACGAGCGCTTCCAGGGCATCGGCACGGCACTCGCGTACGAGCTGGAGCGCCGGCTCGGCAAGGAGGCCAAGCCGGTCATCCTCGGCCACGTCCAGCGCGGCGGCGTACCCACCGCCTACGACCGGGTCCTCGCCACCCGCTTCGGCTGGTACGCGGTGGAGGCCGCGCACCGGGGCGAGTTCGGCAGGATGACCGCGCTCAAGGGCACCGACATCGTCATGGTTCCGCTCGCCGAGGCGGTCACCGAGCTGAAGACGGTCCCGAAGGACCGGATGGACGAGGCGGAGTCGGTCTTCTAG
- a CDS encoding helix-turn-helix transcriptional regulator produces the protein MRRPPALPNQPGPPFDNLTARRLRVALGMGPEHVAYGMRVSYGLPYVTPDLVVAWERGIVCPTSPELTALAGVLWCSPGELIGRPRTLREHRVSRGIAPEDVARAVGLELLAYLGMEEHDEWRGTDRQSAALAELLELSLPDFVAVTGRERRLAECLRGAVSTRWQAYVRQVAKIVPLDRRLVEETLMDLHRQYQGQMVSTLSWGGGGERSGAAGQEFLDEIVERFWEAVERRP, from the coding sequence GTGCGCCGACCCCCCGCCCTGCCGAACCAGCCCGGACCGCCCTTCGACAACCTCACCGCCCGCAGGCTCCGTGTCGCTCTCGGCATGGGGCCCGAGCACGTGGCCTACGGGATGCGCGTCTCGTACGGGCTGCCCTACGTCACCCCGGATCTCGTCGTCGCCTGGGAGCGCGGGATCGTCTGCCCCACCAGTCCTGAACTCACCGCTCTGGCGGGCGTGTTGTGGTGCTCGCCCGGTGAACTCATCGGCCGCCCCCGCACCCTGCGCGAGCACCGCGTCTCGCGCGGCATCGCCCCCGAGGACGTCGCCCGTGCCGTGGGGCTCGAACTCCTCGCCTACCTCGGCATGGAGGAGCACGACGAGTGGCGCGGCACCGACCGCCAGTCCGCGGCCCTCGCCGAGCTGCTGGAGCTGAGCCTGCCGGACTTCGTCGCCGTCACCGGGCGCGAGAGGCGGCTCGCCGAATGCCTGCGGGGCGCGGTCAGCACCCGCTGGCAGGCCTACGTCCGTCAGGTCGCCAAGATCGTGCCCCTGGACCGGCGTCTGGTGGAGGAGACCCTCATGGACCTGCACCGGCAGTACCAGGGGCAGATGGTGTCGACCCTGAGCTGGGGAGGGGGCGGCGAGCGCTCCGGCGCGGCCGGCCAGGAGTTCCTGGACGAGATCGTGGAGCGGTTCTGGGAGGCGGTCGAGAGACGGCCGTAG